One stretch of Tenrec ecaudatus isolate mTenEca1 chromosome 18, mTenEca1.hap1, whole genome shotgun sequence DNA includes these proteins:
- the LOC142432456 gene encoding olfactory receptor 6Z7-like, which produces MERSLEWANMTRVQEFILLGLSTRPDIRGGLFAVFLTLYLLTLLENTLIVYLVCTHSELRKPMYFFLGNLSCLEMCYVSVTMPSLLVGLWAGPYSVPFTACMTQLFLFIVLICTECTLLASMAYDRYVAICRPLHYPLLMRPQVCLALALCSWLGGLLVSVAKTTCIASLSYCGPNVLNQFFCDVSPLLNLSCTHVALTELVDFISAIVIFCGTLLVALASYSAIGVAVFRMPSAAVRRKALSTCASHLVVVGIFYSAALFIYCRPSRIKSMDLNKVLSVIYTVVTPICNPIIYCLRNKEVHAVLRKTLHLP; this is translated from the coding sequence ATGGAAAGGTCCCTGGAGTGGGCCAACATGACCAGAGTCCAAGAGTTTATCCTGCTGGGTTTGTCCACAAGGCCAGACATAAGGGGCGGCCTGTTTGCCGTCTTCCTGACCCTCTACCTGCTGACCCTCCTGGAGAACACGCTCATCGTCTACCTGGTCTGCACGCACAGCGAGCTCCGCaagcccatgtacttcttcctgggCAACCTGAGCTGCCTGGAGATGTGTTACGTGTCTGTGACCATGCCCAGCCTGCTCGTGGGGCTGTGGGCGGGGCCCTACAGTGTGCCTTTCACAGCCTGCATGACCCAACTCTTCTTGTTCATTGTATTAATATGTACCGAGTGCACTCTCCTGGCCtccatggcctatgaccgctatgtggccatctgccgCCCACTCCACTACCCACTGCTCATGCGGCCCCAGGTCTGCCTGGCCTTGGCCTTGTGCTCGTGGCTTGGTGGCCTTCTGGTCTCAGTGGCCAAGACCACGTGCATCGCCAGCCTCTCCTACTGTGGCCCCAATGTCCTCAACCAGTTTTTCTGTGACGTCTCCCCTCTGCTCAACCTGTCCTGCACCCACGTGGCCCTGACCGAGCTGGTGGACTTCATCTCGGCCATCGTCATCTTCTGTGGGACGCTGCTGGTGGCCTTGGCCTCCTATTCAGCCATCGGGGTGGCCGTGTTCCGCATGCCATCGGCCGCGGTCCGCCGCAAAGCTCTCTCCACCTGTGCCTCCCACCTGGTCGTGGTGGGCATCTTCTACTCCGCCGCCCTCTTCATCTACTGCCGGCCCAGCCGCATCAAGTCCATGGACCTCAACAAGGTGCTGTCGGTCATCTACACGGTGGTCACACCCATCTGCAACCCCATCATCTACTGCCTGCGCAACAAGGAGGTCCATGCAGTGCTGAGGAAAACACTCCACCTGCCTTGA